A window of Methanofastidiosum sp. genomic DNA:
ATGGAACTTATTGCTATTAGAATGTTAGTTATTCCTATTAAACCTATTCTTTGTACAAATACTTTATAATCACTCAAGAGATCACCTAATAATTATTAGCGAATTTTGAATAACTTATCTTTTCAGATTTTTATGGCTATTAGAAATCCTTTTAGGATTTGAACTATAAGTGTTTTTACGTAGTGGTGTGGTTATAACAGATGTTTTGTAGTTTGCTTTCTTTGTTTCTTAAACGATCATTTTTGCTATTGTTTTTATCTCCGAATACTCTTTTAAAACTGAAATCACTGTTTCTACAATGCTCCTTAGATGGTATCGTTTTTTGCTGAATAATGATTGCATGCTTAATCAGTATTTACCTGTTTTGATCCGTTTTTTTTGGGGTCTGGTATCATGTTTGGTTGCTATTTTTGTATTCTTAGTTTATGACTGTGTGTATTTCTTCACTGTCGAATGCTCTGTCTAAAGCTGAAGCCATGACGGTTTTTATATTTTTGTTTTCCTTATAGTTGGTATTGCATCTTTAGAATCATGTCTAGCCTTTTGCTACTTTTTGAGCTATATATGCTTGTTTTTTGGTGTCTATTGCTGTTTGGTTTTAATTTAGCTTTTTCTTCTTTTTTCCTTTTGTTTTTTGATTTTTTTAGCGTAATATAGGCTGGTTTGGTCTCTGGAGTGGTCAGTTCCATCTATAGATACCCATGGTTCATTTATATCAAATAATTCAACTGTTTGGCTTAGCATTTTATCGAAGAAAATGGGGATCCGAAACGTTTGAAGAATTTTTGAAGTGTGGTGAAATGTGGGATCTTTTTTAAGTGGGATCTTTTTTAAGCCTAGTATTTCCTGTATTTTGGGCATTAATTTCACAATTTGAACAATTTCACGGTATTTCAGCCTCAAAAGTTTCATTAAACATATTAATGCCATATGTTGGTGTTATGTGTAAATCTGTTTTGAATATATTACATGAATAAGCAGGTAAGGTCATTTCAGCCACTTTTAACGCGGTTGTAGTAAATTTTATAAGTTCATCAGGATCAAAATCACACATGGGATCACTCCAGTATTACATTATAATACTAAAGTAGTGATCCCATCATACTAAATGATTTCTACAGAGCCATATATATGTAAACTATATCAATATTAAAGATTGGGGTAATTGAAAATGCTTAATGATAAAACAATCCTTATTACAGGAGGAACAGGCTCTTTTGGTAAAAAATTTACAAAAAGAGTTTTAAGTCAATATAATCCTAAAAAGATTATTATTTATTCAAGAGACGAATATAAGCAGTTTTTAATGCAAAGTCGATTTAAAGTACATTCCCACAAAATTAGATTTTTCATTGGAGATGTAAGGGACGAAAAAAGATTATATAGGGCTTTTGATGGTGTAGATATTGTGATACATGCAGCAGCATTAAAACAAGTTCCTGCAGCGGAGTATAATCCAATAGAGGCTGTTAAAACTAATATACATGGTGCTGAAAACATAATCAATGCAGCTATTGATAAAGGGGTACAAAAGGTCATTGCGTTATCTACAGATAAAGCGGTAAATCCCGTAAATCTTTATGGTGCCACTAAACTTGTTTCTGATAAACTATTTATTTCTGGGAATGCTTATGTTGGAGATAAAGCTACTCTTTTTAGTGTCGTTAGATATGGCAACGTCTCTGGAAGTCGTGGTTCGGTCATTCCGTTCTTCAAGTCATTAATAGATCAAAATAAGAATGTTATTCCTATAACTGACTACAGAATGACTAGATTTTGGATAACCCTCGATGAAGCTGTTGATCTTGTTATAAAAGCTATTGAGGAAGCTAAAGGAGGGGAGTTATATGTTAAAAAATGCCCTTCTTTTAAGGTCACTGATTTAGCTAGAGCAATGAAGAATGACTGTGAATTTGAAGATGTTGGGATCAGGCCTGGGGAAAAGCTTCATGAAGTGATGATAACGGAAGAAGACTCAAGAACAACTTATGAGTATGATGATCATTACGTCATCTACCCTGATTTTGATTGGTGGGAAACTCTTAATAATAAGTCTGGTGGTAAAAAAGTGAAAGATAGGTTTAGATATTCATCAGATAACAATGAAACCTGGCTTTCCGTAGATGAAATTAGTTTTCTGCTGGAGAAAATAGATATAGTCTATTAGGTGGTTATTATTAAATTTTTACCTTATGGGAAGCAGTTTATAGATCAGGATGACATTGAAAGTGTGGTAAATATTTTAAAATCAGATTTCATTACCCAGGGTCCTAAAATAGGCGAATTTGAAAAAAAATTAGCAGAATATTGCGGTTCTAAATATGCAGTAGCTTTTAATTCAGGTACTTCAGCACTTCACGGAGCTTATTTCGCTTTCGGATTAAAAAAAGGTGATGAAGTTATCACTTCCCCTAATACTTTTGTTGCAACATCAAATGCAGCTTTATATTTAAATGCAAATCCTGTGTTTGCTGATGTAGAAAAAGAGACAGGGAACCTCGATATCTCTAAAGTCAAAGCAAAAATCACTGATCAAACTAAGCTCATTGTTCCAGTTCATTACAGTGGAAATCCTGTTGCTCTTAAAGAATTATCTGAAATAGCTGAAGATAATAACGTTAAGATCATCGAAGATGCAGCGCATTCAATTGGTGCCAAATATAATGGGAAAAAAATCGGAAACTCCCTTTATTCTGACATGACTATTCTTAGTTTTCATCCAGTCAAACATTTAACTACTGGTGAAGGAGGTCTTGTCTTGACCAATAAAGAGGAATACTATGATAAATTAAAGATGTTTAGTTCTCATGGTATTACTAAAAATAAATTTTTTAATGAGCCTGAAGGCGACTGGTACTATGAAATGCATTATTTGGGTTATAATTATCGGATTACTGACATTCAGGCTGCTTTGGGGTTATCACAACTTAATAAATTAGATAAATTCATCAAAAGAAGAAGGAAAATAGCAAAAATGTATAATAATGCGTTTGATAATAATCCCTACTTTAAAACTATCACTGAAAAAGAGTGCTGTGAATCATCATATCATCTTTTTCCTATTCTAATTGAAGATGAATTTAAGAAGAATAAAAGGGAATTATTCTCTAATTTGCGAAATGAAGGTTTAGGTGTTCAAGTTCATTATATTCCTGTATATTTACAACCTTATTATCAAAAACTTGGTTATAAAAAAGGTTTATGTCCTGTAGCTGAAGATTTCTATCATAGAGAGATAAGTATCCCAATGTATCCGACAATGGATGATGAAGATGTTGATTATGTGATAGATAAGCTTTTTAAGGTTTTTGAAAGTTTATAGTTGATTATTTGTGGTGTTGGAATGAAAGTCGGCGCAATAATTCAGGCCAGAACCTCATCTACTAGATTTCCTCAAAAGGTCTTAAAATATTTGCCATACGATAGCAACATAACTGTTTTAGAGCAAGTTATTTACAGATTAAAAAATTCCAAAAAAATAGATAAAATTATCGTTGCCACCACCAAAGAGTCGGATGATATAAAAATAGTTGATGTAGCAAAGAAATTGAATGTGCCTTTTTTTAGAGGTAGTACCGAAAATGTGCTTGAAAGATATTATTTAGCAGCGAAACAAAATGATTTAGATATTGTGGTAAGGATTACAAGTGATTGTCCATGTATTGATCCAGAAATAGTAGATTTAATAATAGAAACCCATCTTAAAAAAAATTCAGATTATACGTCGAACACGTTAAATAGAACTTTCCCTGTGGGGTTAGATGTAGAAGTAATTAATTTCAAAGCCCTTAAAAAGTGTTTTGATAATGTCAAAAATTTTTCAGAGAAAGAACACGTTACATTATATGTTCACAATAACTTGGATCAATTTAAAACTGAAAATGTGTGTATTAATGGGCCTTCAATATCTCAGATAAGGATAACTTTAGACACAGAAGAAGATTATGCATTATTATGTTCAATTTTTGATTATCTTTACCAAAAAAATCAGTTTTTTAATTTAAATGATATCATAAATTTGTTTGATACTAAACCATGGTTATGTCTTATTAATAAAAAAATAATTGCTAAAAAATCATTTAATAATTTTGAAGATGAATGTGAAGAGGCTTTGAGAATTTTAGAACTTCAAGAATTAAATAATGTCAAAGATTATTTAGAAAAAGTAATAAATAATAATATTAATCAGGACTTTACTTCTTGAGTTCAATAATTAGGCAAGATAAAATGAAAATTGTTATAATAACTGAAGGAAGTAGTAAAATTGGTTTTGGCCATGTGACCCGTTGTTTGTCATTGTATCAAGCATTTAAGGAGAACGCATTTGCGGTACAATTTATTGTCAATGGTGACTTCTCAGTTGAATTACTTCTTAAAAATACGACTTATGAAATTTTTGACTGGTTGAGATGCCCTGATAAACTTTTTAGATTATTAGAGGGTTCCGATATTATAGTTATAGATTCTTATTTATTAGATGAATCACTTTATAAAAAAATTTCAAGTTTGGCATCTGTTGCAATTTCTATTGATGACAATAATAGAATCAATTATCCAAAAGGGATCGTAGTTAATGGTTCAATTAATGCTGAAAAAATAGATTACTCATTCTCAAATGAAATAGATTACTTGCTAGGTAGTCAGTTTATACCGTTAAGACGGGAATTTTGGGATACTCCTGAAAAAAAAGTTAAGTCCAATGTTGAAACTGTTATGGTAACATTTGGGGGGGATGATTTAAGAAATTTAACTCCAAAAATATTGGAGTTGTTAAATGATAATTATCATTCACTGAATAAAAAAATCATCATTGGCAGTGGATTTAAAAATATACTTGAAATTGAAAATTTGAAAGATGAAAGAACTGAGCTTATATATTATCCAGATGCAAATGTAATGTTAAAAACCATGCTTGAATCTGATATCGCGATATCTGCAGGTGGGCAAACCCTTTATGAACTAGCTCGAGTGGGTTTACCAACTATAGCAATTTCAGTAGCTAGTAATCAAACACATAATGTTAATAATTGGGAAAAAGTCGGCTTTATTGAATTTGCAGGGTATTGGGATGATGAAGATTTGCTTAATAACGTTTTAAGCAAATTAAATATATTAAACGATGAAAAGATTAGATTAAAAAAAAGGAATATTGGAAAAACATTAGTTGATGGTAAAGGAGCTCTTAGAGTAGCTAAATATTCTTTAAACAAATATTATGTTGATAAACTAAAGATGAGACCAGCAACTTGTAATGATGTCTATGATGTACTTGAACTGTCAAATGAAGAGGAAGTAAGACAGAATTCATTTAATACTTCCAAAATAATACTTGAGGAACATAAAAAATGGTTCAAAAATAAAATTGAAGACCAAAATAATGTTTTCCTTGTAATAAACATTGCAAATGAATTTGCAGGCCAAGTACGTTTCGATCTTGAAGATAATTCAGCAACAGTAAGCATCAGCATAAAAAAAGAATTTAGACTAATTGGTCTCGGTAGAAATTCCCTTATAAGAGCCATGGATTACTTAAAGTTAAATTTCCCACAAATTAGAATAATCAAGGCTTACATAAAAGAAAACAATCAAAAATCTTTAAAATTATTTGAAGATTTGGGTTTTAAATACAAAGGAAGTGTTTCCATTAAAAATCAAAAAGCTTTTGAGTATATCTACAAAGTTAGTGGTTAAAATGAGTTTTAAAATTGGGAACAAGGGAGTTGGTGGGAAAAACCCTGTATTTATTATTGCTGAATTATCAGCAAATCATTTGGGAGATTTCAACCTAGCAGTGGATACCATCAAATCGATTAAAAAATCAGGTGCTGACGCAGTAAAAATGCAAACCTACACTCCTGATACTCTGACCATCGATTGTGATAATGATTATTTTAAAATAATGCAAGATACATTATGGGATGGTTCTACCTTTTATGATCTTTACCAAAAAGCACACATGCCTTGGGAATGGCAACCTAAACTCAAAAAGATAGCAGAAAAATTGGGACTAATCGTATTTTCATCACCTTTCGACAAAACATCAGTTGATTTTCTGGAAGATATGGGGGTGCCTGCGTATAAAATTGCATCTTTTGAAATAACTGACATACCGCTTATTGAAAATGTTGCATCCACTGGCAAACCGATTATCATTTCAACTGGTGTTGCGGAACTTTGTGACATAGAGCTAGCTGTCAAAACATGTAAAAACGAAGGAAATGATGAAATTGCTCTTTTGAAATGCACATCATCATATCCAGCACCACTAAAGGAAATAAATCTCAAAACTATCCCTCATATGAAAGAAACATTCAGAACTATTGTTGGACTCTCTGATCATACGCTTGGAAATTCTGTTTCCATTGCATCAGTAGCTATGGGGGCTAAAATAATAGAAAAACATTTCATTTTGGATAGGAACTTAGGTGGACCCGATTCTCAATTCTCATTGGAGCCAGATGAATTTAGAAGCATGGTTAACTCTGTTAGAGAGGTAGAAACAGCTATGGGTGAAGTTAGTTACGAACTAAGTGAAATGGCAATACATAACCGAAATTTTTCACGTTCATTATTTGCAATTAAAGATATTAA
This region includes:
- the pseB gene encoding UDP-N-acetylglucosamine 4,6-dehydratase (inverting), which gives rise to MLNDKTILITGGTGSFGKKFTKRVLSQYNPKKIIIYSRDEYKQFLMQSRFKVHSHKIRFFIGDVRDEKRLYRAFDGVDIVIHAAALKQVPAAEYNPIEAVKTNIHGAENIINAAIDKGVQKVIALSTDKAVNPVNLYGATKLVSDKLFISGNAYVGDKATLFSVVRYGNVSGSRGSVIPFFKSLIDQNKNVIPITDYRMTRFWITLDEAVDLVIKAIEEAKGGELYVKKCPSFKVTDLARAMKNDCEFEDVGIRPGEKLHEVMITEEDSRTTYEYDDHYVIYPDFDWWETLNNKSGGKKVKDRFRYSSDNNETWLSVDEISFLLEKIDIVY
- a CDS encoding glycosyltransferase family protein, whose translation is MKVGAIIQARTSSTRFPQKVLKYLPYDSNITVLEQVIYRLKNSKKIDKIIVATTKESDDIKIVDVAKKLNVPFFRGSTENVLERYYLAAKQNDLDIVVRITSDCPCIDPEIVDLIIETHLKKNSDYTSNTLNRTFPVGLDVEVINFKALKKCFDNVKNFSEKEHVTLYVHNNLDQFKTENVCINGPSISQIRITLDTEEDYALLCSIFDYLYQKNQFFNLNDIINLFDTKPWLCLINKKIIAKKSFNNFEDECEEALRILELQELNNVKDYLEKVINNNINQDFTS
- the pseI gene encoding pseudaminic acid synthase is translated as MSFKIGNKGVGGKNPVFIIAELSANHLGDFNLAVDTIKSIKKSGADAVKMQTYTPDTLTIDCDNDYFKIMQDTLWDGSTFYDLYQKAHMPWEWQPKLKKIAEKLGLIVFSSPFDKTSVDFLEDMGVPAYKIASFEITDIPLIENVASTGKPIIISTGVAELCDIELAVKTCKNEGNDEIALLKCTSSYPAPLKEINLKTIPHMKETFRTIVGLSDHTLGNSVSIASVAMGAKIIEKHFILDRNLGGPDSQFSLEPDEFRSMVNSVREVETAMGEVSYELSEMAIHNRNFSRSLFAIKDIKQGEVFSEENTRSIRPGYGLHPKHITAIIGKKAAKDIPKGTPLRWAMIDH
- the pseC gene encoding UDP-4-amino-4,6-dideoxy-N-acetyl-beta-L-altrosamine transaminase, with protein sequence MIKFLPYGKQFIDQDDIESVVNILKSDFITQGPKIGEFEKKLAEYCGSKYAVAFNSGTSALHGAYFAFGLKKGDEVITSPNTFVATSNAALYLNANPVFADVEKETGNLDISKVKAKITDQTKLIVPVHYSGNPVALKELSEIAEDNNVKIIEDAAHSIGAKYNGKKIGNSLYSDMTILSFHPVKHLTTGEGGLVLTNKEEYYDKLKMFSSHGITKNKFFNEPEGDWYYEMHYLGYNYRITDIQAALGLSQLNKLDKFIKRRRKIAKMYNNAFDNNPYFKTITEKECCESSYHLFPILIEDEFKKNKRELFSNLRNEGLGVQVHYIPVYLQPYYQKLGYKKGLCPVAEDFYHREISIPMYPTMDDEDVDYVIDKLFKVFESL
- the pseG gene encoding UDP-2,4-diacetamido-2,4,6-trideoxy-beta-L-altropyranose hydrolase, coding for MKIVIITEGSSKIGFGHVTRCLSLYQAFKENAFAVQFIVNGDFSVELLLKNTTYEIFDWLRCPDKLFRLLEGSDIIVIDSYLLDESLYKKISSLASVAISIDDNNRINYPKGIVVNGSINAEKIDYSFSNEIDYLLGSQFIPLRREFWDTPEKKVKSNVETVMVTFGGDDLRNLTPKILELLNDNYHSLNKKIIIGSGFKNILEIENLKDERTELIYYPDANVMLKTMLESDIAISAGGQTLYELARVGLPTIAISVASNQTHNVNNWEKVGFIEFAGYWDDEDLLNNVLSKLNILNDEKIRLKKRNIGKTLVDGKGALRVAKYSLNKYYVDKLKMRPATCNDVYDVLELSNEEEVRQNSFNTSKIILEEHKKWFKNKIEDQNNVFLVINIANEFAGQVRFDLEDNSATVSISIKKEFRLIGLGRNSLIRAMDYLKLNFPQIRIIKAYIKENNQKSLKLFEDLGFKYKGSVSIKNQKAFEYIYKVSG